A portion of the Sebastes fasciatus isolate fSebFas1 chromosome 2, fSebFas1.pri, whole genome shotgun sequence genome contains these proteins:
- the LOC141757847 gene encoding transcriptional repressor CTCF-like, whose protein sequence is MEGEVISMETTQTAEGKVLSEAGDALIQGAVIAAHGDVTENMEMMVMDALDPTLLQMKTEVLEGGGTVTVTGGDEGQIITLQVVNMEEQSGAALSLGQLQLVQVPVTTATVEGLQATYVDASGANKDAEPVICHTLPLPEGFQVVKVGANGEVETVEQEELHAVHEELQGVVEEEEEEAAGIDATVPLQEDLEWSKDPDYQPISGIRNRGKKGKKSRLRYGDGERDMDVSVYDFEEEQQEGLLSEVNAEKVVGNMKPPKPTKIKKKGVKKTFQCELCSYTCPRRSNLDRHMKSHTDERPHKCHLCGRAFRTVTLLRNHLNTHTGTRPHKCQDCDMAFVTSGELVRHRRYKHTHEKPFKCSMCDYCSVEVSKLKRHIRSHTGERPFQCSLCSYASRDTYKLKRHMRTHSGEKPYECYICHARFTQSGTMKMHILQKHTENVAKFHCPHCDTVIARKSDLGVHLRKQHSFIEKGKKCRYCDAVFHERYALIQHQKTHKNEKRFKCEQCDYCCRQERHMVMHKRTHTGEKPFACSQCEKTFRQKQLLDMHFKRYHDPNFIPTAFVCSKCSKTFTRRNTMLRHNESCNGEVEEENGTPAPKKARRGRKRKMQSRRDEDDTEDELDEIEEEDELSEIEVEQAPPVVPIPAPIEPPVKRKRGRPPKSKPDTAAIIRVEDEATGEVDDIIVKKEVADDQDDQEDGNDEAVEQVVVGGGKSPITLEEVPQEEGTATEMAPPVAPPNGDLTPEMILSMMDR, encoded by the exons ATGGAGGGCGAGGTTATTTCCATGGAGACCACTCAGACCGCTGAAGGAAAGGTCCTGTCAGAGGCTGGAGATGCTTTGATACAGGGGGCAGTCATAGCTGCACATGGGGATGTGACTGAGAACATGGAGATGATGGTGATGGACGCTCTCGATCCGACTCTGCTGCAAATGAAGACGGAGGTGTTGGAGGGCGGCGGCACCGTGACTGTTACCGGTGGAGATGAGGGGCAGATCATCACGCTCCAG GTGGTGAATATGGAGGAGCAGTCGGGAGCTGCGTTAAGTCTTGGGCAGCTTCAGCTGGTGCAGGTACCCGTCACAACAGCAACTGTAGAGGGGCTCCAGGCCACCTACGTTGATGCATCAGGAGCTAACAAGGACGCAGAGCCGGTTATCTGTCACACTCTTCCCTTGCCTGAGGGCTTCCAG gtggtaAAAGTGGGTGCCAATGGTGAGGTAGAGACTGTAGAGCAGGAGGAGCTGCATGCAGTCCATGAGGAGCTTCAaggggtggtggaggaggaggaagaagaggcagCAGGAATAGACGCCACTGTGCCTCTACAAGAAGACCTAGAATGGTCCAAGGACCCAGACTACCAGCCCATCTCCGGTATCCGTAACAGAGGGAAGAAGGGAAAGAAGAGCCGCCTGCGCTACGGAGACGGCGAACGTGACATGGACGTTTCTGTGTACGACTTTGaagaagagcagcaggaggGGCTGCTGTCAGAAGTGAATGCTGAGAAGGTTGTGGGCAACATGAAGCCACCAAAGCCCACCAAGATCAAGAAAAAAG GTGTAAAAAAGACTTTCCAGTGTGAGTTGTGTAGCTACACCTGTCCAAGGCGCTCCAACCTGGACAGACACATGAAGAGCCACACCGATGAGAGACCACATAAATGCCACTTGTGTGGACGGGCCTTTAGAACGGTCACACTACTGAGAAACCACCTcaatacacacacag GCACCCGGCCACATAAATGCCAAGATTGTGACATGGCATTTGTGACCAGCGGTGAGTTGGTGCGTCATCGTcgctacaaacacacacacgagaaGCCCTTCAAATGCTCCATGTGTGACTACTGCAGTGTGGAG GTGAGTAAGTTGAAAAGGCACATCCGCTCTCATACAGGGGAGCGACCCTTCCAGTGCAGTCTGTGCAGCTACGCTAGCAGAGACACCTACAAGCTGAAGAGACACATGAGGACACATTCAG GTGAAAAGCCGTACGAGTGCTACATCTGCCATGCTCGTTTCACACAGAGCGGCACCATGAAAATGCATATTCTGCAGAAACACACGGAGAATGTGGCCAAGTTCCACTGCCCACACTGTGATACTGTCATCGCACGCAAGAGCGACCTTG GTGTTCACTTGCGGAAGCAGCACTCATTTATTGAGAAGGGAAAGAAATGTCGCTACTGTGATGCCGTGTTTCATGAGCGATACGCTCTCATCCAACACCAGAAGACCCACAAGAATGAGAAGCGCTTCAAGTGTGAACAGTGTGACTACTGCTGCAGACAG GAACGCCACATGGTAATGCACAAGCGTACGCACACGGGGGAGAAGCCGTTTGCCTGCAGCCAGTGTGAGAAAACATTTAGGCAGAAGCAGCTTCTGGACATGCATTTCAAGCGCTACCATGATCCCAACTTTATCCCCACTGCCTTCGTCTGCAGCAAGTGCAGCAAGACGTTCACCCGCAGG AACACCATGCTGCGTCACAATGAGAGCTGCAATGGCGAAGTCGAAGAAGAAAATGGAACTCCCGCACCCAAAAAGGCTCGTCggggcaggaagaggaagatgcAGTCTAGGAGAGACGAGGATGACACAG AGGATGAACTGGACGAGatagaggaggaagacgagctAAGTGAGATTGAGGTTGAGCAGGCCCCACCAGTCGTCCCTATCCCAGCCCCTATCGAGCCACCAGTCAAGAGGAAACGTGGACGTCCCCCAAAGAGCAAACCAGACA CGGCTGCTATCATCCGTGTGGAGGACGAGGCCACTGGAGAGGTGGATGACATAATTGTGAAGAAGGAGGTCGCGGACGATCAAGATGACCAGGAGGACGGCAACGATGAGGCCGTGGAGCAGGTGGTGGTCGGCGGAGGGAAGTCTCCCATCACGCTGGAGGAGGTGCCCCAGGAAGAGGGGACCGCAACGGAGATGGCGCCGCCTGTTGCCCCACCTAACGGAGACCTCACCCCTGAGATGATCCTAAGCATGATGGACCGGTGA
- the LOC141757860 gene encoding uncharacterized protein LOC141757860 isoform X2, giving the protein MELPLGGPALRHYTQSRPRPHRQKLNYRPSRPQETIIESDNEVLEFMGRVDEGVEEFFTKRVLPTDTPKKQDEESITVHEVAPASSVPTAPPTKTLRRKLGDFFTLKKRRGLKSEPSQEGRTKKASIADLIRPLREVARAEKDKDKDRVKEHDKENEKEKAKEHPGAVTGESAVQETPGAPLRGEVVPPRRALREGKSQSLILLSGSAAVGTTNARHTSKKQLEGQHSFEQKLHLMLQRIGVSKAQPGETQNQEGEMKKAESEGTIIDSKPEPPPTFSKPRTMSASSDTRHQIRPSVSAHESAGKPALLPKPVLKPGPPPSTSGRNTPENELAQIQEGETNTPTKQSPTAAPSTPPALTTTTTTTTPTAPTISNSVPDSFTSTVPPSDTDICTDSVNADAAATTTPTDVTKLDSKPSTPEVTTTEPPTSTFQTTLTSTTTPTEPPATVSVTSASSQSITSASTSTTITTPSITTSGTVSAPSNESFVSATNLSTKPTLPELNGVLPVHATPAAAAGGDAAISVTTTASSPSDMPPASSATEACNDPTRVTSSSSVTLVSSVTETTSPPLNSIDAVSPVASITSPSTLISSALPPTISTSSTTTTTSPTSTNCMISTSTITHPATPSPADISLPSTSSSETNPTDTTSTSLNRADTTSTASSATAAAICSPLLTDTDPPYTNDISATLTPTIDNSSATSPHMTSPALSNDSPGQDNDLQTSPEEISSAGPAEENEELQKSKQTETNESEKAVDDGKVSENENEKPALTSNSEVITKDVQEESVKPEEDTMKSEEGAAEASSGRDDELCSDKGEIGGQKQEEGEK; this is encoded by the exons ATGGAGCTGCCATTGGGCGGACCAGCGCTCAGGCACTACACCCAGAGCAGACCGAGACCTCACCGACAAAAACTGAACTATCGTCCCAGCAGACCTCAG GAGACGATAATTGAAAGTGACAATGAAGTCCTTGAGTTCATGGGGAGAGTGGATGAAGGAGTTGAAGAGTTCTTTACCAAGAGAGTACTTCCTACTGATACACC GAAAAAGCAAGATGAGGAATCTATCACAGTGCATGAAGTGGCTCCTGCCAGTTCTGTCCCTACTGCACCCCCGACGAAAACACTCAGGAGGAAGCTCGGTGATTTCTTCACCCTCAAAAAGAGACGAGGTCTGAAATCAGAACCAAGCCAGGAGGGGCGAACCAAAAAGGCCTCCATCGCTGATCTCATCCGTCCGCTCAGGGAGGTCGCCAGAGCCGAGAAAGACAAAGATAAGGACCGAGTCAAGGAACACGACAAGGAAAATGAAAAGGAGAAAGCAAAGGAACATCCCGGTGCTGTAACTGGAGAGTCAGCTGTTCAGGAGACACCTGGCGCTCCGCTGAGGGGTGAAGTGGTGCCTCCCCGCCGAGCTCTCAGAGAAGGGAAGTCCCAGTCTCTCATTTTGCTGTCTGGATCAGCGGCAGTGGGGACTACCAATGCCAGACACACTTCAAAG AAACAACTCGAAGGCCAACATAGCTTTGAACAGAAACTCCATCTCATGCTTCAACGTATTGGAGTTTCCAAAGCTCAGCCAGGAGAGACACAG AATCAGGAGGGAGAGATGAAAAAAGCAGAATCTGAAG GTACTATCATTGACAGCAAACCTGAGCCACCACCTACTTTCTCAAAACCTCGAACGATGTCTGCGTCATCag atacAAGGCATCAAATTCGCCCAAGCGTGTCGGCACACGAGTCAGCTGGGAAACCCGCTTTGCTTCCAAAGCCCGTTCTCAAGCCAGGTCCACCCCCCTCAACATCTGGCCGCAACACACCTGAGAACGAGCTCGCCCAAATACAGGAAGGGGAGACAAACACGCCCACTAAACAGAGTCCAACTGCAGCTCCGTCTACCCCTCCTGCActcactaccaccaccaccaccaccactcctaCTGCACCGACAATCTCAAACTCAGTCCCTGACAGTTTTACAAGTACTGTACCTCCCTCTGACACAGATATATGCACTGACTCTGTTAACGCCGATGCAGCAGCTACTACAACACCCACAGATGTTACAAAGCTCGACAGCAAACCTTCTACCCCTGAAGTTACTACCACTGAGCCGCCCACCTCCACCTTTCAGACAACCCTCACAAGCACCACTACACCCACAGAGCCCCCCGCCACTGTTTCAGTTACCTCTGCTTCCTCTCAGTCCATCACTTCAGCATCCACCTCAACAACAATAACTACGCCTTCCATTACCACCTCGGGAACGGTTTCTGCTCCCAGCAATGAAAGCTTTGTTTCCGCAACAAATCTGTCAACTAAACCGACTCTCCCAGAGCTAAATGGTGTTCTCCCAGTTCATGCTACtcccgctgctgctgccggtgGTGATGCAGCTATTTCTGTCACCACCACAGCTTCTTCACCATCAGATATGCCACCAGCCAGTTCAGCTACTGAAGCTTGTAATGATCCCACTCGAGTCACCTCTTCTAGCTCTGTAACTTTAGTTTCATCAGTCACTGAAACAACATCTCCACCTCTTAACTCGATTGATGCAGTTTCACCTGTCGCCTCCATAACCTCTCCCTCCACCCTGATCTCTTCTGCCCTTCCTCCCACCATCTCCACCtcttccaccaccaccactacgaGCCCAACATCCACCAACTGCATGATCTCTACTTCCACCATTACTCATCCAGCCACCCCTAGCCCTGCTGATATCTCCCTTCCCTCCACTTCTTCCAGTGAAACAAACCCCACAGACACCACTTCCACCAGTTTAAACCGTGCAGATACCACTTCCACCGCCAGTTCAGCTACCGCAGCTGCAATTTGCTCCCCGCTCCTGACTGACACAGACCCACCTTACACTAACGACATCAGCGCTACCCTCACGCCAACTATTGATAACTCAAGTGCTACTTCTCCCCATATGACCAGTCCGGCCCTCTCTAATGATAGTCCTGGCCAAGATAATGATCTGCAGACATCTCCTGAAGAAATATCCAGTGCAGGGCCTGCAGAAGAGA ATGAGGAGCTTCAAAAGAGCAAGCAAACTGAGACGAATGAGAGCGAGAAAGCTGTTGATGATGGGAAGGTGAGCgagaatgaaaatgagaaaCCAGCTCTCACTTCTAACAGCGAAGTGATAACGAAAGACGTGCAGGAAGAAAGTGTGAAACCTGAAGAAGACACAATGAAATCAGAAGAGGGAGCGGCTGAAGCTTCATCAGGGAGAGATGATGAGCTGTGCAGCGACAAGGGGGAGATAGGAGGTCAAAAACAAGAAGAGGGGGAGAAGTAA
- the LOC141757860 gene encoding uncharacterized protein LOC141757860 isoform X1, translated as MELPLGGPALRHYTQSRPRPHRQKLNYRPSRPQETIIESDNEVLEFMGRVDEGVEEFFTKRVLPTDTPKKQDEESITVHEVAPASSVPTAPPTKTLRRKLGDFFTLKKRRGLKSEPSQEGRTKKASIADLIRPLREVARAEKDKDKDRVKEHDKENEKEKAKEHPGAVTGESAVQETPGAPLRGEVVPPRRALREGKSQSLILLSGSAAVGTTNARHTSKKQLEGQHSFEQKLHLMLQRIGVSKAQPGETQNQEGEMKKAESEGTIIDSKPEPPPTFSKPRTMSASSDTRHQIRPSVSAHESAGKPALLPKPVLKPGPPPSTSGRNTPENELAQIQEGETNTPTKQSPTAAPSTPPALTTTTTTTTPTAPTISNSVPDSFTSTVPPSDTDICTDSVNADAAATTTPTDVTKLDSKPSTPEVTTTEPPTSTFQTTLTSTTTPTEPPATVSVTSASSQSITSASTSTTITTPSITTSGTVSAPSNESFVSATNLSTKPTLPELNGVLPVHATPAAAAGGDAAISVTTTASSPSDMPPASSATEACNDPTRVTSSSSVTLVSSVTETTSPPLNSIDAVSPVASITSPSTLISSALPPTISTSSTTTTTSPTSTNCMISTSTITHPATPSPADISLPSTSSSETNPTDTTSTSLNRADTTSTASSATAAAICSPLLTDTDPPYTNDISATLTPTIDNSSATSPHMTSPALSNDSPGQDNDLQTSPEEISSAGPAEEIDEELQKSKQTETNESEKAVDDGKVSENENEKPALTSNSEVITKDVQEESVKPEEDTMKSEEGAAEASSGRDDELCSDKGEIGGQKQEEGEK; from the exons ATGGAGCTGCCATTGGGCGGACCAGCGCTCAGGCACTACACCCAGAGCAGACCGAGACCTCACCGACAAAAACTGAACTATCGTCCCAGCAGACCTCAG GAGACGATAATTGAAAGTGACAATGAAGTCCTTGAGTTCATGGGGAGAGTGGATGAAGGAGTTGAAGAGTTCTTTACCAAGAGAGTACTTCCTACTGATACACC GAAAAAGCAAGATGAGGAATCTATCACAGTGCATGAAGTGGCTCCTGCCAGTTCTGTCCCTACTGCACCCCCGACGAAAACACTCAGGAGGAAGCTCGGTGATTTCTTCACCCTCAAAAAGAGACGAGGTCTGAAATCAGAACCAAGCCAGGAGGGGCGAACCAAAAAGGCCTCCATCGCTGATCTCATCCGTCCGCTCAGGGAGGTCGCCAGAGCCGAGAAAGACAAAGATAAGGACCGAGTCAAGGAACACGACAAGGAAAATGAAAAGGAGAAAGCAAAGGAACATCCCGGTGCTGTAACTGGAGAGTCAGCTGTTCAGGAGACACCTGGCGCTCCGCTGAGGGGTGAAGTGGTGCCTCCCCGCCGAGCTCTCAGAGAAGGGAAGTCCCAGTCTCTCATTTTGCTGTCTGGATCAGCGGCAGTGGGGACTACCAATGCCAGACACACTTCAAAG AAACAACTCGAAGGCCAACATAGCTTTGAACAGAAACTCCATCTCATGCTTCAACGTATTGGAGTTTCCAAAGCTCAGCCAGGAGAGACACAG AATCAGGAGGGAGAGATGAAAAAAGCAGAATCTGAAG GTACTATCATTGACAGCAAACCTGAGCCACCACCTACTTTCTCAAAACCTCGAACGATGTCTGCGTCATCag atacAAGGCATCAAATTCGCCCAAGCGTGTCGGCACACGAGTCAGCTGGGAAACCCGCTTTGCTTCCAAAGCCCGTTCTCAAGCCAGGTCCACCCCCCTCAACATCTGGCCGCAACACACCTGAGAACGAGCTCGCCCAAATACAGGAAGGGGAGACAAACACGCCCACTAAACAGAGTCCAACTGCAGCTCCGTCTACCCCTCCTGCActcactaccaccaccaccaccaccactcctaCTGCACCGACAATCTCAAACTCAGTCCCTGACAGTTTTACAAGTACTGTACCTCCCTCTGACACAGATATATGCACTGACTCTGTTAACGCCGATGCAGCAGCTACTACAACACCCACAGATGTTACAAAGCTCGACAGCAAACCTTCTACCCCTGAAGTTACTACCACTGAGCCGCCCACCTCCACCTTTCAGACAACCCTCACAAGCACCACTACACCCACAGAGCCCCCCGCCACTGTTTCAGTTACCTCTGCTTCCTCTCAGTCCATCACTTCAGCATCCACCTCAACAACAATAACTACGCCTTCCATTACCACCTCGGGAACGGTTTCTGCTCCCAGCAATGAAAGCTTTGTTTCCGCAACAAATCTGTCAACTAAACCGACTCTCCCAGAGCTAAATGGTGTTCTCCCAGTTCATGCTACtcccgctgctgctgccggtgGTGATGCAGCTATTTCTGTCACCACCACAGCTTCTTCACCATCAGATATGCCACCAGCCAGTTCAGCTACTGAAGCTTGTAATGATCCCACTCGAGTCACCTCTTCTAGCTCTGTAACTTTAGTTTCATCAGTCACTGAAACAACATCTCCACCTCTTAACTCGATTGATGCAGTTTCACCTGTCGCCTCCATAACCTCTCCCTCCACCCTGATCTCTTCTGCCCTTCCTCCCACCATCTCCACCtcttccaccaccaccactacgaGCCCAACATCCACCAACTGCATGATCTCTACTTCCACCATTACTCATCCAGCCACCCCTAGCCCTGCTGATATCTCCCTTCCCTCCACTTCTTCCAGTGAAACAAACCCCACAGACACCACTTCCACCAGTTTAAACCGTGCAGATACCACTTCCACCGCCAGTTCAGCTACCGCAGCTGCAATTTGCTCCCCGCTCCTGACTGACACAGACCCACCTTACACTAACGACATCAGCGCTACCCTCACGCCAACTATTGATAACTCAAGTGCTACTTCTCCCCATATGACCAGTCCGGCCCTCTCTAATGATAGTCCTGGCCAAGATAATGATCTGCAGACATCTCCTGAAGAAATATCCAGTGCAGGGCCTGCAGAAGAGA tagATGAGGAGCTTCAAAAGAGCAAGCAAACTGAGACGAATGAGAGCGAGAAAGCTGTTGATGATGGGAAGGTGAGCgagaatgaaaatgagaaaCCAGCTCTCACTTCTAACAGCGAAGTGATAACGAAAGACGTGCAGGAAGAAAGTGTGAAACCTGAAGAAGACACAATGAAATCAGAAGAGGGAGCGGCTGAAGCTTCATCAGGGAGAGATGATGAGCTGTGCAGCGACAAGGGGGAGATAGGAGGTCAAAAACAAGAAGAGGGGGAGAAGTAA